One segment of Saprospiraceae bacterium DNA contains the following:
- a CDS encoding biopolymer transporter ExbD → MGLKRRQRVEPEFSLAAMIDVIFLLLMFFMLTSNFVTTNSLQLQLPSSSSSAPIASTPLAVSIRKTGQMYLGNSPIDRQSLQPVLGSRVRAEDEDPTKVTITIAAEQGVPIEDVVFVLDIANKLKVRTILATNQLKDDK, encoded by the coding sequence ATGGGACTCAAAAGAAGACAACGAGTAGAGCCGGAATTCAGTTTGGCAGCCATGATTGACGTCATCTTCCTCCTGTTGATGTTCTTCATGCTGACATCCAATTTCGTCACCACCAACTCGCTGCAACTACAGCTGCCCTCGAGTAGCTCCTCCGCCCCCATCGCCTCCACTCCGTTGGCCGTCTCGATAAGAAAGACCGGCCAGATGTACCTTGGCAATAGCCCCATTGACCGCCAATCGCTCCAGCCTGTGCTCGGCTCGCGGGTAAGAGCCGAAGACGAAGACCCCACGAAGGTGACCATCACCATCGCTGCCGAGCAGGGAGTGCCCATTGAAGATGTTGTGTTCGTGTTGGATATTGCCAATAAATTGAAGGTGCGAACTATCTTGGCCACCAATCAGTTGAAAGACGACAAATAA
- a CDS encoding MotA/TolQ/ExbB proton channel family protein gives MIVNAFLTSFFFLQTRPSTTPGTTTPATTTPPPAESQSLFDLITGSSASGQVVIGILTLLSIYAVYIIVERYFTLSRAGQVDQNFMNSIRNSVENGNLQAAKALCQSVDAPMARMVEKGLDRIGKPLDDINKSIETVGNLELLKLEKNLSTLASISGIAPMIGLLGTVIGLIIAFQAMANAEGAITAKTLSDGIYHALTATAFGLFVSIMAMAGYNLLVSKLDQVIFKMENTAMQFMDLLQEPSR, from the coding sequence ATGATAGTAAACGCCTTTTTGACCTCTTTCTTCTTTTTGCAAACGCGCCCAAGCACTACCCCTGGCACCACTACTCCCGCCACGACCACGCCGCCCCCCGCCGAATCGCAAAGCCTGTTCGACCTCATCACGGGCAGCAGCGCCTCTGGCCAAGTAGTGATTGGCATCCTGACTTTGCTATCCATTTACGCCGTTTATATCATCGTGGAGCGGTACTTCACGCTCAGCAGAGCAGGCCAAGTGGACCAAAACTTCATGAATAGCATCCGAAACAGCGTGGAAAACGGAAACCTTCAAGCAGCCAAAGCCCTGTGCCAAAGCGTGGATGCCCCCATGGCCCGCATGGTGGAAAAAGGTCTTGACCGCATCGGAAAACCACTGGACGACATCAACAAGTCTATCGAAACCGTCGGCAACCTCGAACTGCTCAAACTCGAAAAAAACCTCTCCACTTTGGCCTCCATCTCTGGCATCGCACCCATGATAGGTCTGTTGGGCACGGTAATAGGTCTCATCATCGCCTTCCAAGCCATGGCCAACGCCGAGGGAGCCATCACTGCAAAAACGCTTTCCGACGGTATCTACCACGCCCTCACAGCCACCGCCTTTGGCCTGTTCGTGTCCATCATGGCAATGGCGGGTTACAACCTGCTGGTGTCGAAACTCGACCAAGTTATTTTCAAAATGGAGAACACGGCCATGCAGTTTATGGACCTGCTCCAAGAACCCTCACGCTGA
- a CDS encoding metal-dependent hydrolase, producing MDSLTQIVLGAACGEVVAGKKLGNRAMLWGAVGGTIPDLDVLAVFFTDEIASTSFHRGFMHSFLFAALAPWVFAWLTRWFYHNNIYRLRGYKAWAMGIWLLFFFGAAAAINFIPVLVGEGLSFYVLLPTIAIGIWLARKLWNEYWRRDLPLVEAPYLTWVALFFLSIFTHPILDCCTNYGTQIWQPFSDLRVQWNTISVVDPLATIPFGLFLVLAAKFQKNEPMRAALAWLGVAWFVGYVGIYASWHKVQANRIFRQTLEEQDVRHRRFMTNPTIFNNIVWHGVAEDDTAFYYGLYGFNDQAERYAPFSVIPKNHHLLEGIPPDARALRFLRWFSNGYYSVMPYNGDTLQVNDLRFGLLGDSIRGNNYVFPFLLFKNEKGEWDAKQNNRNRSSVKGSEESFQKLWERIVSGRK from the coding sequence ATGGATTCACTCACACAAATTGTTCTCGGTGCTGCCTGTGGCGAGGTGGTGGCGGGCAAAAAACTCGGCAACCGCGCCATGCTTTGGGGTGCCGTGGGCGGCACGATTCCAGATTTGGACGTGTTGGCCGTTTTTTTTACCGACGAAATCGCAAGCACCTCCTTTCATCGCGGCTTCATGCACTCGTTTCTTTTTGCGGCGCTCGCGCCCTGGGTTTTTGCATGGCTGACGCGGTGGTTTTACCACAACAACATATACCGATTGCGGGGCTACAAGGCGTGGGCAATGGGTATCTGGTTGCTGTTCTTTTTTGGGGCAGCGGCTGCTATCAATTTTATTCCCGTGCTGGTGGGAGAGGGGCTAAGTTTTTATGTGCTGCTCCCCACGATTGCGATAGGTATATGGCTTGCTCGAAAATTGTGGAACGAGTATTGGCGGCGCGACCTTCCGCTCGTGGAAGCACCTTACCTTACTTGGGTTGCCTTGTTTTTCCTAAGCATTTTCACGCACCCAATCCTTGATTGTTGCACTAACTACGGCACTCAGATTTGGCAGCCTTTCAGCGATTTGCGAGTGCAGTGGAACACCATTTCGGTGGTGGACCCATTGGCGACGATTCCTTTCGGATTGTTTCTGGTGCTCGCGGCAAAATTTCAGAAAAACGAGCCGATGCGGGCAGCGCTTGCATGGTTGGGCGTCGCGTGGTTTGTCGGGTATGTGGGTATTTATGCCTCGTGGCACAAAGTGCAAGCCAACCGCATTTTCCGACAAACGCTGGAAGAACAGGATGTCCGGCACCGCCGATTCATGACCAACCCGACGATTTTCAACAACATCGTCTGGCATGGTGTGGCGGAGGATGACACGGCTTTTTACTACGGCTTGTACGGGTTCAACGACCAAGCAGAGCGATACGCGCCTTTTTCGGTGATTCCGAAAAATCACCATTTGCTTGAGGGCATCCCCCCCGATGCGCGGGCGCTGCGTTTTTTGCGCTGGTTTTCCAATGGCTATTACAGTGTGATGCCCTACAATGGCGACACCTTGCAGGTGAACGACTTGCGTTTCGGGCTACTGGGCGATTCCATTCGCGGCAACAACTACGTTTTCCCGTTTTTGCTTTTCAAAAATGAAAAAGGCGAGTGGGACGCGAAGCAAAACAACCGAAACCGCAGCAGCGTGAAAGGCAGCGAGGAGTCGTTTCAAAAACTGTGGGAGCGAATTGTGAGCGGGCGAAAATGA
- the pnuC gene encoding nicotinamide riboside transporter PnuC codes for MEILQRLWEGLLATTPLEFVAVFFGVASVMFSRLENIWVYPTGIVNTTIYIYLSIVAGLYAEAGVNFYYTVMSIVGWWLWAQKREGQKVLRITRSSQREWLSALVFFGLCWAVLFFILKKLTDSTVPLADGFAAAAAYTGMWLMARKKLENWLWWIVTNIASMPLYFVKGFVFTSFQYFVFLVLAILGYVEWRRKMRVSILPESSKPAKQTATRR; via the coding sequence ATGGAAATTTTGCAGCGCCTTTGGGAGGGATTGCTTGCTACCACGCCGCTTGAGTTCGTCGCCGTGTTTTTCGGCGTTGCCAGCGTGATGTTTTCCCGGTTGGAAAACATCTGGGTCTATCCGACGGGCATCGTCAACACCACGATTTATATCTATCTGAGCATTGTCGCTGGGCTGTACGCCGAGGCTGGGGTGAATTTTTATTACACCGTGATGAGCATCGTCGGCTGGTGGTTGTGGGCACAGAAACGCGAAGGCCAAAAGGTGTTGCGCATCACTCGTTCAAGTCAGCGCGAATGGCTGAGCGCACTGGTTTTCTTTGGTTTGTGTTGGGCAGTCTTGTTTTTTATCCTGAAAAAACTCACCGACAGCACAGTGCCGCTCGCCGACGGCTTCGCGGCGGCGGCGGCCTACACGGGTATGTGGCTCATGGCTCGAAAGAAGTTGGAAAACTGGCTTTGGTGGATTGTGACGAACATCGCTTCCATGCCGCTTTACTTCGTCAAGGGTTTTGTGTTCACGAGTTTTCAATACTTCGTTTTTCTCGTGCTGGCGATTTTGGGCTATGTTGAGTGGCGGAGGAAAATGAGGGTTTCTATCCTTCCAGAATCATCAAAGCCAGCCAAGCAAACGGCAACACGAAGATAA
- a CDS encoding phosphatidate cytidylyltransferase: MQQRVISAIIFVIAMLGGVFGGDKAFYLLFILITAGCLWEFTGLMFSQETNHARFRRIVGTVLGCLPFIVFGSKIFNLFLSMPSGSQFSPYLFVADLSDNVSPILMSIIMLMLFVFLLFIVELFLESERPFTNIGHYLLGVVYIGVPFALLISISYWHDNYAPLRVFGLLFLTWTNDTMAYFTGSFLGKTPFFSRISPKKTWEGTIGGILCTFIVAILLSKIITDFDPEEWIVLAIIVALFGTLGDLVESMLKRSAHIKDSGSILPGHGGFLDRFDSFIFVLPFAWLALMILEG; the protein is encoded by the coding sequence ATGCAACAACGGGTTATCTCCGCCATTATCTTCGTCATCGCTATGCTCGGTGGTGTTTTTGGCGGGGACAAAGCTTTTTACCTACTATTTATCCTCATCACGGCGGGTTGTTTGTGGGAATTCACCGGGCTAATGTTCAGTCAGGAAACCAATCATGCAAGGTTCCGACGCATCGTGGGCACCGTGCTCGGCTGCCTTCCGTTCATTGTGTTTGGCAGCAAGATTTTCAACCTGTTTCTCTCCATGCCATCTGGCAGTCAGTTCTCACCGTATCTGTTTGTGGCTGATTTGTCCGACAACGTTAGCCCGATACTGATGTCCATTATCATGCTGATGCTGTTCGTTTTTCTGCTTTTTATCGTGGAGTTGTTTTTGGAATCGGAGCGGCCGTTCACCAACATCGGCCACTACCTGCTGGGGGTGGTGTACATAGGTGTTCCTTTTGCCTTGCTGATTTCGATTTCCTATTGGCATGACAATTACGCTCCGCTTCGTGTGTTCGGGCTGTTGTTCCTGACTTGGACAAACGACACGATGGCTTATTTTACTGGTTCATTTTTGGGGAAAACACCTTTTTTCAGCCGCATTTCCCCGAAAAAAACGTGGGAAGGCACCATCGGCGGCATTTTATGCACCTTCATCGTCGCAATCCTCCTGTCAAAAATCATCACGGACTTCGACCCGGAGGAATGGATAGTGCTAGCGATAATAGTAGCACTGTTTGGCACGCTTGGCGACCTTGTCGAGTCCATGCTCAAACGCAGCGCGCACATCAAAGACTCTGGCTCCATCTTGCCAGGTCACGGAGGCTTTCTTGACCGATTCGATTCTTTTATCTTCGTGTTGCCGTTTGCTTGGCTGGCTTTGATGATTCTGGAAGGATAG